A section of the Streptomyces sp. CG1 genome encodes:
- a CDS encoding glycine betaine/L-proline ABC transporter ATP-binding protein, whose product MTPAQTEVSQRRDTSQDLQDRTPVISVRRLWKVFGPKADQVPDSAELCGLTRRELMDRTGCTAAVRDVNFEVSPGEVFVVMGLSGSGKSTLVRCLTRLIEPTAGEVVFEGEDIRGADPGRLRELRRSKFSMVFQHFGLLPHRKVVDNVAFGLEIRGMGKAERTRKALEVVELVGLAGYENSYPDQLSGGMQQRVGLARALAGDPDVLFFDEPFSALDPLIRRDMQSEVIRLHHEVGKTMVFITHDLSEALKLGDRILIMRDGKMVQCGTGDELVGAPADDYVRDFVKDVPRGGVLTLRWIMRPPQPEDALDGPELGPDVVVREATRAVLAADKPVKVVEGGKLLGIVGDEEILSVVAGQEGGA is encoded by the coding sequence GTGACCCCAGCCCAGACCGAGGTGTCGCAGCGGCGCGACACGTCCCAGGACCTCCAGGACCGCACCCCGGTCATCTCCGTGCGCCGGCTGTGGAAGGTGTTCGGGCCGAAGGCCGACCAGGTGCCGGACTCCGCGGAGCTGTGCGGACTCACCCGCCGCGAGCTGATGGACCGCACCGGATGCACCGCCGCCGTCCGGGATGTGAACTTCGAGGTCTCGCCGGGCGAGGTCTTCGTCGTCATGGGCCTGTCCGGCTCGGGCAAGTCCACCCTGGTGCGATGTCTGACCCGGCTGATCGAACCCACCGCCGGCGAGGTCGTCTTCGAGGGCGAGGACATCCGTGGCGCCGACCCCGGGCGGCTGCGCGAACTGCGGCGCAGCAAGTTCTCCATGGTCTTCCAGCACTTCGGTCTGCTGCCGCACCGCAAGGTCGTCGACAACGTGGCGTTCGGCCTGGAGATCCGGGGCATGGGCAAGGCCGAGCGCACCAGGAAGGCCCTCGAGGTCGTCGAACTGGTGGGCCTCGCCGGATACGAGAACTCCTACCCCGACCAGCTCTCCGGTGGCATGCAGCAGCGCGTCGGCCTCGCCCGCGCCCTCGCCGGCGACCCCGACGTCCTCTTCTTCGACGAGCCGTTCTCGGCGCTCGACCCGCTGATCCGCCGTGACATGCAGAGCGAGGTCATCCGCCTGCACCACGAGGTCGGCAAGACGATGGTGTTCATCACCCACGACCTGTCCGAGGCCCTGAAGCTGGGCGACCGCATCCTGATCATGCGCGACGGCAAGATGGTGCAGTGCGGCACCGGCGACGAACTGGTCGGCGCCCCCGCCGACGACTATGTACGCGACTTCGTCAAGGACGTACCGCGCGGTGGCGTGCTCACCCTGCGCTGGATCATGCGCCCGCCCCAGCCCGAAGACGCCCTCGACGGGCCCGAGTTGGGTCCGGACGTCGTCGTGCGCGAGGCCACCCGGGCGGTGCTGGCGGCAGACAAGCCGGTCAAGGTGGTCGAGGGCGGCAAGCTGCTCGGCATCGTCGGCGACGAGGAGATCCTCTCCGTCGTCGCCGGGCAGGAAGGCGGTGCGTGA